In the Wyeomyia smithii strain HCP4-BCI-WySm-NY-G18 chromosome 2, ASM2978416v1, whole genome shotgun sequence genome, one interval contains:
- the LOC129723372 gene encoding cilia- and flagella-associated protein 20-like has product MQSICSLMIDTPVHHSSLSILIRGLSLCLAETMFRNTYQRGFLTVFSSSGSKPLEIWDIKTKNGHTKRTTDEDLKLMVFELMGVNVATTFMVAPKCPCRSLGVKLPFLVLLLKNLKKFFSFEIQILDDRNMLRRFRASNYQSTTRVDNFCTVMPLALTPGWNQIQFNLADFTRRAYGTNYIETVRIQIHANVRIRRIYFCDRLYTDDQVPPQLRLHPPVRPCKITEIAGRKGKKPAEPIETVKPPTPVKETEPSNKADGAEPTLEQQMPEPIPSRAISFAESPETGERPQEPSRTVSIAEPPVAADQTEFAEVTLPAASPVLEIPVEN; this is encoded by the exons ATGCAGTCGATTTGTAGTTTAATGATTGACACACCCGTCCATCACAGTAGCCTTTCCATCTTGATACGCGGTCTGTCACTTTGCCTTGCTGAAACAATGTTCCGCAACACGTATCAGCGAGGTTTTCTGACCGTGTTCTCCAGCAGTGGAAGCAAACCGTTAGAAATCTGGGATATCAAAACTAAGAATGGTCACACCAAGCGTACAACGGACGAAGATCTGAAACTGATGGTCTTCGAACTAATGGGAGTCAATGTGGCGACTACTTTTATGGTCGCCCCGAAATGCCCATGCCGTTCACTAGGCGTTAAGCTACCATTTCTGGTATTGTTACTGAAAAACTTAAAGAAGTTTTTTTCATTCGAAATTCAG ATATTAGACGATCGTAACATGCTGCGTCGTTTTCGAGCCTCCAACTATCAGAGTACGACTCGCGTGGACAATTTTTGCACGGTGATGCCTTTGGCACTGACACCTGGTTGGAACCAGATTCAGTTTAACTTGGCCGACTTTACGAGGCGAGCCTACGGTACAAACTATATCGAAACGGTACGAATTCAGATTCATGCCAACGTTCGCATAAGGCGAATCTACTTCTGTGATCGTCTGTACACTGATGATCAGGTACCTCCCCAATTGAGATTGCATCCTCCGGTGCGTCCGTGCAAGATCACTGAAATCGCCGGACGGAAGGGTAAGAAACCGGCCGAACCGATAGAGACCGTCAAACCACCAACACCGGTAAAGGAAACGGAACCATCAAACAAAGCCGATGGTGCTGAACCAACGTTAGAGCAGCAAATGCCTGAACCGATCCCTTCCCGAGCAATTAGTTTCGCAGAATCACCGGAAACAGGCGAGCGACCCCAGGAGCCCTCTCGAACAGTCAGCATTGCAGAACCGCCAGTTGCAGCCGATCAAACGGAGTTTGCTGAAGTGACTTTACCCGCAGCTTCGCCTGTATTGGAAATACCCGTGGAGAACTAA